AGGAGCTGCCCTTTGAAAGAAAGAGCCTTGATCAGAGTCAGATCGGTCAGCCCGAAGGGGTTTCCACCCCGGAGAATCCCACCGGGAAGAATCTTCAGATCCCGCCAGGTCATTTCAAAGCAGTCAGCCTGATAATAGTCGGACACTCCCTGTATCCAGACCTCCAACCCTGCTCTGTGAAGGCTCTCTATCAGCGTGTTGTATCCCAGACCCCAGATTTCCCCCGGGGGCACAGCCGCGGCTCTTCCGGCAACCTGATCCAGCTGTATCAGGTCGGCACCCAGGGACTGGAGCCGCTGAGCCTGTTTCAACAGTTCATCCCTCCAGGGAGGGAATTGAGGGTCCATCACATAAAAGCGGCGGAGGCCGTACTCTTCCACCCGTTCTTTTCCCCTCTCCTCCAGGCATATTCCATCCCTAAGCCGGGGATACCGGGACAGCTGGTCCGTCTCCATCAGCCGGGCGTTCATATAGAAGGAGAGGCGGAAGCCCATCATCTTCAGCTGTGCTGCTGTTTCTTTCAACAGCGAGGGGCCTCCCAGTCTTTCCGAGGGAGAATAGTCGGGGTAGGCTCTGTCGTGACCGGCTCCGTAACCAAAAATATGCAGAACCGGAGGAATGGTTTCTTCGGGGAAGTCCTTCAGAATGGATTTTCCCAGAGTCTCCAGGCTCCGGAATCCTTCTTTTTCCGGCAGGCCGCATCTGCCGTCGGGGCCGATCAGGCCGACCTGGAACTGTTTAGGGAGGAATTTCAGTCCCTTGAGGGATGAAGATAACCATCTTTCAGGCAGGGAGGCCGTCGTCCACTGTTCCCGTCTGGCGGGTTGAGCTGCAAATCGAAAATTCAGAGAGTCCTGTGAATTGGAATGAAGGGTCAATTCAGAATGGAAACCCTTTTCAGACGTTTGTATCTGAAAGAGAAGGCCCGAACCCCTCAGTGGAAACAAAGCCACAGCCAGAGTGCCCGCTGTGGCAGGCCAGGAGAGGGTCAGTCCTGATTCCAGACAATTTTCCCTCTGCAACACCGGGTATACCCCATCAATGGGGAATCCTTCCCCTTCCCTGTTGGGCCAGATACAGTATCCTTTTCCCCTGACCAGCAGCTCTATTTTTCCCTGTTCGGGAGATTCGGTAAGAGTCAGCTTTAATCCGGGAGTGTTAAAGAGGACCATAGTGTTCCATGCCCTGTTTCATCCAATCCCTCAGGGCATCATAGGAGTTTTCGGACCGGGCCAGACGGAAGTTCTCTTCCAGGCGCAAAACGGTCTCGGGGGACAGCAGCCAGTCAATGACGTCTTGAGCGGCATGATTCAGAACCTGCTCATCCAGATAATACAATCCGTCTTCCTTTCTCCGGGCAGAGTTCCCCAGGGATATGACGGAATAACCCCGGGGTCGGATATCCGCCTGGAACACGGGATATTCATACACGATGACCGGCTTGCGGGCAAATAGGGCTTCAAGAAACTGATTTCCCCATCCCTCAAAGAGGCTGGGATAGGACACAAGATCGGCATAGGGGTAGGTGTCGAAGAGGGAGTAGGTTTTCGTCTCAGCGGATGAACTTCGCCGGGCTGCAATCCGGAAGCTGAGGAACCGGTAGGGAATATCCTTTCTCTGCATCAGAGATTCCAGCTCCTGACGGTAGCCTTCGGCTTCCTGCTCCGCATAACCTCCCAGAATGAAAACAAAACGGGAGCGGGAGCCGATCTTTTTCCCATTGTAGAGAGTCTTACCGGCAAGCTGATCCAGATAGGCCGGAGAGTTCAGTTTCTGAATGAGAGGCGGAATGAGCTCGATGCCCTTGCGCCTTACAATTCGAGTCGCCTGAAGTATGAGGATGTCATCCTCTTTAAGGTCAAAATCTATCAGGATTTGGCGGTTGAAATCATCCTTCTTCCATTGTTTGACAGAAAAATCGAGGCTGTCCGGAAATATCATGGCCTTGATCCCGCAGTGTTTCAGAAGGTTCTCGGCGGCCAGAGAATTGATGACGGCATGTTTCATTCCCGGTAGTACCGGGGGAACATAATGTTTCAGGAAGTTCTCTATCAGGGGCCCGCTGGGTTTCTGAAAATCGTCTCTTTCCCAATAGAAATCATGATGTGTCGCAAGAGAGGGAATTCCTGAATCCTTCAGGCATTTATAGAAGGACCTGGCTGCGGCGATATGCCTGCCGTGTGAAAAAATATTATGGAGGAGAATAAAATCAGGCTGACAGGACTTCAATACACGATTGATTTCAAAAATCATCCGGTCAGACAGGGCTTTCAGATCCAGAATCAGTTCTTCTTCCATCCTGTAGTCTTTCAGTCCTCCAAAGGCATTCCGGCTGATCTTCCGGGCTTCAGATGTGTCAAAGTCCAGGTCCTCGATAAGATAGTCGGCTCCCTTACTCGCTGGACCGGCCAGGAGGGCACAGGAAAATCCCATCTCCTCCAGGATCTGCCGGCGTTTTTCAATTTCAAGAGAGACACCATCAGTCCAACCCACTCTATAGTGACAGATCAGGACTTTCGGTTTTTTCTTTATGTCCGGATCCGTCATGAAATCCGTTTCTCTGTTTCTTTATTAAAGAAGTGCAGATGCTTCGGGTCAAAATCAAAGGAGACTGGATCTCCGGGAGAGAGTTTCTGATCCGAAGAGATCACGATTTTTACAATCTGGTCTTCCACTTCCACGGCCAGAACCTGATGGGATCCCTGGGGTTCCACCACGAGGACTTCGGCATGAAGTATGCCTTTCTCCCCAGGAACAAGCTGGAAATCTTCGGGGCGGACCCCCAGAATCAGCGTTTCCTCTCCTTCCTCAATCAGGGTTTTCAGGTTTTCTTTTTGAAGGGCCAGGCTGAAGCAGGGGTGTTCAAGGCTGCCTTTCTCTCCCTTTTTTTTGAGGGTTACCGGGAAGAAATTGGTAGGAGGAGTGCCTATGAATCCGGCCACAAACATATCGGCGCTTCTGAAGTAGACATCATCGGGAGTTCCAACCTGGATGATCAACCCGTCTTTCATGATGACGATCCGGTCGGCCATGCTCATAGCCTCGGACTGGTCGTGGGTGACAAACACACTGGTGGCACCCGTCTTCTGATGGATGGCTTTGAGTTCTGTCCTCATGGTCACTCTCAGTTTGGCATCCAGATTGGACAGGGGCTCATCCATCAGGAAAAGTTTCGGCTTCACTGCCAGAGCCCGGGCCAGGGCGACTCTCTGCTGCTGTCCTCCCGACATCTGTCCGGGGAATCTTTCCAGCATCTCTTCTATCTTGACCATAGCGGCCACTTCTTCCACCCGCTTTTTTATCTCCTCTTTGGAGAGGCCTTTGAGTTTCAGGGAGAAACCGATATTGTCAAATACGGTCATATGGGGCCAGATGGCATAATTCTGAAACACCATGGAGATATGCCTGTCCCGGGGGGGCAGGTCGGTGATATTCTGACCGTCCAGGGTGATGGAACCTCTCGTGGTTTCCTCCAACCCGGCAATCATACGCATACAGGTCGTTTTACCGCAGCCGGAAGGTCCCAGAAAGACAATGAATTCCTTGTCTTTAACCACCAGGTCCATTTTGCGGACCCCCCAAACTTTTCTATTATATCTTTTTGCCAGATCTTCTAATTGCAGTACTGCCATTTCATTTTCCTTATTTAATTCAGACTTTGACGCCCCCCCACATCTGGAGGATGTACTTCCGGATGAACAGGGTAAATACGATGGCAGGCAGAGCCTGCGCCACGGAACCCGCGGCTATAAGATGGACCTGGGCATTGGCTCCCAGGAGGGAGCGGTAGACAATCACCGGCAGGGTGGGGTTGAATTGTGTCAGTATCAAAGCATTAATCACTTCATTCCATGAATAAATGAAGGAGTACATGGCGCAGGCGGCCAGTCCTGGGACGGCGAGGGGGAGGGTTATCCTGAAAAAAGCTCCCACCCTGGTCGTTCCAAAGATCTGTGCCGCTTCTTCCAGGGATTCGGGAATCCCCATAAAGATGCTGGCGGTGATCCATATACTCAGAGATATCTGATTGATCGAATAGATGAGGCTGAGACCGGCGGGTTTATCGTAGAGTCCCATTTTTCCAAGGATGATGACCATGGGAAGGGCAATGGCAACGGGGGGGAACATCCGGACAAACAAAACACTCAGTTTCAGGAGATTCTTTCCTTTGAAGATATACCGGGCAAAGGCATATCCTGCCATTCCTCCGATACTCAGGCTGATGGCGATGGTAAGCAGAGCCGTGGTCAGACTGGCCATAACCGAAGGGAGAGCCCCGGAATAGAGGCTGAAAAAACGGCTGTAATTCGAAAACAGGCCCTTTTTCAAGGTAAACTGAACCATCCCTTCCCGGTCAATCTTATCCATATACATCAGCATTGTTTCTTCTTTCAGGCTGCTGTTTGAATAGTTCCTGATGAAATTATAAAGTTTGCGGACCGATCTGTCTTCTCTGGTTGTAGCCACAGGGCCGAAGGGCATAAAGCTGTCTTCCGAGTGGTTGTAGATCTGCAGGGCATATCCCTTTTCTCCCGGGTTATCCTCCACAGGAAGGAGTCTGAACTCTACTTTCGTCGAGGGAATCAGTGGTTTAGGCCATTCCGAATAGCTCTCATAGTCAGACATCAAAGAGAAGGTAAAAAGGAAGAACATGGGAAAAAGCAGAGCCATGGCAACCCCAGTGACAATAATATAGAGGGTGGTTGTCTTGGCGGAACGGGTGACCTGCTGTGTTATCTTTTTATTCATTCTCAGACTCCCTTGCCTTCGGTCTGATCAAAGGCTCCCGATACCTTGAGGTAGATATAGGAAACAGAGGAGACAATGAGAGACACCAGGACGGAAAGGGCCATTCCTTTTCGGAAGAACTCATCTGCAATGTACTGGTCCACATTGAGAACAATCTGTTCCAGCAGCACGGGCAAACGGTTAAAACCAAAGAGCATGACGATGATCAGCCATATCTGAATCGCCGCTATGATTCTGAGAATCATGGCTGTGGTAATGGTCTGTTTCATCAGAGGAATCGTTATTTTCCGGAGGACCTGAATCTTGTTGCCACCGAAGACATATCCGGCTTCGAACATTTCTGGTTTGAGGCTCTGCATCCCGGATAGGAGGATCACCATCATATAGGGGATGACCTGCCAGGCGTCCACCAGAATGATCAGTATCATACGCTGGAAGTTTGTCCCTGCCAGAAAGGTAAATTTCTCTGAAGCCTCGATAAAACCCATGCTGATCAGAAAGGAGTTCAGCCAGCCATAGGTTGCCAGTCCGCTGTTCCACATGGCACCCACGGCTACGGCGGGAAGAGACATGGGGATGAGGGCCAGAAAAAGAAAAAAGCCTGAACCCTTAAATTTCATATTGATCAGGAGTGCCAGGCCAAAGGCCAGAAAAAACTCCAGGGTCACGCTGATCAGTACAATAAAAGCGGTATTAAAAAGAGCCTGATAAAAAAGGGGGTCCTTAAAGAGGCTCATATAATTCTGAAAGGTTAACTGACCCCCCTTAGACAGGGGAGCACTCAAAAAACTCCCGCTGACGGCTTGAATGACTGGAAACAGCCAGAACAGGGTATAATAAAGGACAACGG
This sequence is a window from Oceanispirochaeta sp.. Protein-coding genes within it:
- a CDS encoding DUF6259 domain-containing protein, encoding MVLFNTPGLKLTLTESPEQGKIELLVRGKGYCIWPNREGEGFPIDGVYPVLQRENCLESGLTLSWPATAGTLAVALFPLRGSGLLFQIQTSEKGFHSELTLHSNSQDSLNFRFAAQPARREQWTTASLPERWLSSSLKGLKFLPKQFQVGLIGPDGRCGLPEKEGFRSLETLGKSILKDFPEETIPPVLHIFGYGAGHDRAYPDYSPSERLGGPSLLKETAAQLKMMGFRLSFYMNARLMETDQLSRYPRLRDGICLEERGKERVEEYGLRRFYVMDPQFPPWRDELLKQAQRLQSLGADLIQLDQVAGRAAAVPPGEIWGLGYNTLIESLHRAGLEVWIQGVSDYYQADCFEMTWRDLKILPGGILRGGNPFGLTDLTLIKALSFKGQLL
- a CDS encoding ABC transporter ATP-binding protein translates to MAVLQLEDLAKRYNRKVWGVRKMDLVVKDKEFIVFLGPSGCGKTTCMRMIAGLEETTRGSITLDGQNITDLPPRDRHISMVFQNYAIWPHMTVFDNIGFSLKLKGLSKEEIKKRVEEVAAMVKIEEMLERFPGQMSGGQQQRVALARALAVKPKLFLMDEPLSNLDAKLRVTMRTELKAIHQKTGATSVFVTHDQSEAMSMADRIVIMKDGLIIQVGTPDDVYFRSADMFVAGFIGTPPTNFFPVTLKKKGEKGSLEHPCFSLALQKENLKTLIEEGEETLILGVRPEDFQLVPGEKGILHAEVLVVEPQGSHQVLAVEVEDQIVKIVISSDQKLSPGDPVSFDFDPKHLHFFNKETEKRIS
- a CDS encoding carbohydrate ABC transporter permease, with the protein product MNKKITQQVTRSAKTTTLYIIVTGVAMALLFPMFFLFTFSLMSDYESYSEWPKPLIPSTKVEFRLLPVEDNPGEKGYALQIYNHSEDSFMPFGPVATTREDRSVRKLYNFIRNYSNSSLKEETMLMYMDKIDREGMVQFTLKKGLFSNYSRFFSLYSGALPSVMASLTTALLTIAISLSIGGMAGYAFARYIFKGKNLLKLSVLFVRMFPPVAIALPMVIILGKMGLYDKPAGLSLIYSINQISLSIWITASIFMGIPESLEEAAQIFGTTRVGAFFRITLPLAVPGLAACAMYSFIYSWNEVINALILTQFNPTLPVIVYRSLLGANAQVHLIAAGSVAQALPAIVFTLFIRKYILQMWGGVKV
- a CDS encoding carbohydrate ABC transporter permease yields the protein MSLFHWTIGRERKKQIIPYLLIAPVVLYYTLFWLFPVIQAVSGSFLSAPLSKGGQLTFQNYMSLFKDPLFYQALFNTAFIVLISVTLEFFLAFGLALLINMKFKGSGFFLFLALIPMSLPAVAVGAMWNSGLATYGWLNSFLISMGFIEASEKFTFLAGTNFQRMILIILVDAWQVIPYMMVILLSGMQSLKPEMFEAGYVFGGNKIQVLRKITIPLMKQTITTAMILRIIAAIQIWLIIVMLFGFNRLPVLLEQIVLNVDQYIADEFFRKGMALSVLVSLIVSSVSYIYLKVSGAFDQTEGKGV